Sequence from the Enhydrobacter sp. genome:
GCCGCCTGCCTCGCGATGGCCGCGGCGCTTGCCGGGTGCGGCGGCAGTTCCGAGCGCAACAGCATGGCGGCGGCCTATTGTCCGACGACGCTGACCGTGCAGGACGCGCAGCGCCTGATCCGCTTCAAGCCCGGCCCGGGCCGCGATCCGCGCGACGTGATGTTCGAGGCCCAGGTCGTCGGCGCGGGAACGAGCTGCAAGATGGCGCGCAACCGGATGGAGGTCGACGTGGCGATGCAGATCGCCGTCAACGCCGGCCCGTCGGTCGGCCAGACCGTCACGCAAGTGCCGTTCTTCGTGCGCATCCTCGACGGCCGGGGCAACGTCGTCCAGGGCCGCGACGAACTCGCCGACTACAAGCTGAGCGCGGCCAGCCCGCGCGGCGCCTCGCGCGAGCAGTTCTATGTCGAGCTGCCGTTCAGCCAGCTGAGCGACATCGGCGGTTACCGGATCGCCGTCGGGCTCAAGCCGACGCACGAGGAGCTGGAGTACAACCGGCGCTCCGCGTCCCGGCCATGACTGCCTATGCCGACCGGCTGGAGGCGCTGGCGGCCGAGGCCGCCGATCGCTGCACCGGTTGCGGCAAGTGCTTCGAGGCCTGCCCGACGGCGCGCGAGATCGGGCTCGATCCGGGCCAGGCGGCGGCGCGCGTCGGCGAGCTGGTGGCGCTGACCCGGCACGGCGGCGGCGCGGCCGACGGCCTGTCGCAATGGCTCGGTGCCTGCGACGGCAGCGCGCGCTGCACCGCCGCCTGCCCCGAGGAGATCAACGTCCGCCAATGGGTCACCATCGCCAAGTTGAAGGCGTTGAAGGCCGGCCGTCCGCGCGAGGAAGGCGCGGCCAACGCCGCCAACCGCTTCAGGCACATGGCGCAGGCGGTGCGGCTGCTGGCCAGCATGCAGCTGCCCTCGGAGACGCTGAAGCGCATCCTGCAGCCGGCCGAGCGGCGGACCGCGGACGTGCTCTTCTATACGGGCTGCAACGTGTTGCGCACGCCGCACATCGTGCTCAACGTCATGGACATCCTCGACGCGCTCGGCGTCGATTTCGACGTCGTCGGCGGCACGGCCCACTGCTGCGGCGTCTACCAGTTCCAGGAAGCCGATCTGCCGACCTACGAGCGCATGGGACATCGCACGTTCCATCGCTTCGGACAGTCGGGCGCCTCGAAAGTGCTGACCTGGTGCCCGACCTGCACCAAGAATTTCGACGAGCTGGAGGAGGCGGTCGAGCCGGGCTCGTTCGATCTCGGCCATGTCAGCGAGTTCCTCGCCGCCAACCTCGACGCCCTGAAGGCGCGATTCCGGCCCGATCAGCCGAGGCGTCGCGTCGTCATCCACGAGCATCTCGGCATCGGCGCCACCGTCGGCAGCATCCGCAACCTGCTGTCGGCGGTGCCCAACCTCGAGGTGCTCAAGCTGCCGCAGGATTCGGGTTTCTCCTATGCCTGCGGCGGCCAGGCGGCGAAGTTCAAGCAGCGCGAGCAGGCGATCCACCGGGCGCTGGCCGAGGGCGCCGTGGCGCTCGGCGCCGACACCGTCGTCACCATGTATCACTCGTGCCATCGCGCGCTGTCCGGCGCCGAGGCGGTCTATCCGCTGAAGGTGGTGAACTTCACCGACGTCGTCGCCGAGGCGCTGGGCCGCGGCGGCCATCCCGACTACTACCGGCTCTACAAGAAGGGCGGGGCGATGGACGAGGCCGTCGCGGCGGCGGCGCAGTTCCTGCAGGGCAACGGCGTGCGGCTCGACGAGAACTCGGTGAAGTCGCTCACCGCCGACATCTTCAACGAGACCGGCCTCGCCGGATCGCGCGAGGCCTTCGCCGAGGCCTTCACGGCATTGGCGCGCCAGCCGAGCTGACTCCGGCCCGATCGCACGAACGTTCAAGACGACCGGGCCTCTCCCGTCCCAACCTCGACCGATGGTCGACACCGTCGCGATCCTCTCGCTGCTCGCGGCCGCCGCCGTCGTGATGGGAAGCCCCGGTCCGTCGACGGTGAGCGCGACCGCAGTGGGTGCGACCTTCGGCTTGCGCCGTGCATTGCCCTATGTCGCGGGCCTCGTGCTCGGCACCTTCGCCGTGCTGCTGGTGGTCGAAGCCGGCATGCTCGGCCTGCTGGCGTCCGTGCCCGCCGCGGGACCGGTTCTGGCCGTCGTGTCCGCGGCCTACATCCTCTATCTCGCCGTGCGCATCGCCACCGCGCCGCCGCTGTCGCGACAGGATCGGGCGACCGCCGTTCCCGGGCTCGCGGCGGGCCTCGCGCTGGCGGTCGTCAATCCCAAGGCCTATCTCGCCATTTCCGCCGTCGTGGCGGTGGCGCCGGGTGTCGGGCCGGTGCTCAAGACCGCGTTGCTCGCGGCCATGGTCGTTCTGATCCATGCGCTTTGGCTGCTGGTCGGAACAGCGTTCGCGCGCCTGCTCTACGATCCCGTGACGTCGCGCATCGCCAACGTCGGCTTGGCGGCCGTCCTGGTCGCAAGTGCCGTCCTTGCGTTCGCCTGAAGGCCGCACGTCGCGGTTTTCCCGGCTTTCTCGGGTGGACGGCGGCGGACCGGCCACCTATGGTCGGGCCAACCCAGTCGAAACCTGTGGGAGAGTCCGCTTCGCAAGGGGCGGCGCCGAAGGAGCAACCGGCCCCGGAAACTCTCAGGCAAACGGACCGCAGGCGGATGGGTCTCTGGAAAGCGGCGC
This genomic interval carries:
- a CDS encoding (Fe-S)-binding protein; its protein translation is MTAYADRLEALAAEAADRCTGCGKCFEACPTAREIGLDPGQAAARVGELVALTRHGGGAADGLSQWLGACDGSARCTAACPEEINVRQWVTIAKLKALKAGRPREEGAANAANRFRHMAQAVRLLASMQLPSETLKRILQPAERRTADVLFYTGCNVLRTPHIVLNVMDILDALGVDFDVVGGTAHCCGVYQFQEADLPTYERMGHRTFHRFGQSGASKVLTWCPTCTKNFDELEEAVEPGSFDLGHVSEFLAANLDALKARFRPDQPRRRVVIHEHLGIGATVGSIRNLLSAVPNLEVLKLPQDSGFSYACGGQAAKFKQREQAIHRALAEGAVALGADTVVTMYHSCHRALSGAEAVYPLKVVNFTDVVAEALGRGGHPDYYRLYKKGGAMDEAVAAAAQFLQGNGVRLDENSVKSLTADIFNETGLAGSREAFAEAFTALARQPS
- a CDS encoding LysE family transporter, which encodes MVDTVAILSLLAAAAVVMGSPGPSTVSATAVGATFGLRRALPYVAGLVLGTFAVLLVVEAGMLGLLASVPAAGPVLAVVSAAYILYLAVRIATAPPLSRQDRATAVPGLAAGLALAVVNPKAYLAISAVVAVAPGVGPVLKTALLAAMVVLIHALWLLVGTAFARLLYDPVTSRIANVGLAAVLVASAVLAFA